The nucleotide window TCCGTACGGAGAAGATCGGTTGCGGCGGACCCTCCTCCGAAATCGGTTACGGCGCCATGGCGGACGCCACTTCGACTAAATGCAGCAACTCGCGAGCGACCACTTGCCTATCGCTGTCCGCTGCGTAAAGCGCAGAGACTTTGGCGCGCGCGGCAGCCACGTCGCCGCAGGCCTTCCCTCGCGAAATGAGCTCCCGGCATACCGCCGGCATGGGTCCCCAGTTGCCGCACTCCACGAACTGGTCGTTCAGAAACACAAACTTGGGGATTGCCTCGCCGCCATTCGTGAGAAAACGGACGAAGACTTCCTTGCTTTGCTCGCGCGCGACGAATCGCACGCGAAGCAACTCGCGCCCCTCCTCGGCCATTCGTTGAAGCACCGGAACATGGCGTACGACGTCGCCGCACCAGTCCTCGGCAATCGCGACGACGTGCACGGGCCGGGGTAGCGCGCGCAACATGGCGATAACGCACGGTTCCAGCCGCTGCGCCTTGCGCA belongs to Candidatus Hydrogenedentota bacterium and includes:
- a CDS encoding thioredoxin family protein, coding for MPRPPVLPLIDWKRVFEMGKDYAAWIASAENKDHAASMEELRKAQRLEPCVIAMLRALPRPVHVVAIAEDWCGDVVRHVPVLQRMAEEGRELLRVRFVAREQSKEVFVRFLTNGGEAIPKFVFLNDQFVECGNWGPMPAVCRELISRGKACGDVAAARAKVSALYAADSDRQVVARELLHLVEVASAMAP